A single region of the Populus nigra chromosome 2, ddPopNigr1.1, whole genome shotgun sequence genome encodes:
- the LOC133682231 gene encoding meiosis-specific protein ASY3-like isoform X1, translating into MMEVDTGHKLQDDQMSNCRSFGSNYHPSSQSRKISIGILIDSLPKKRSGGTKEDEAAVPNIERVNSKKESSVESKKKGKGAIDATTKGKQTETPGRVPSPWTTTRSFHQKSPISEGVLHAVGTSSLPRSTGRRNRISTAKNVPVTHSVEFFAKHTSNSHSGDGKEKFGGFTYKSKGGEDRNSQPGEEFTFATAQEGSMPDKVATDDKTEERTETLKMKLWEILGNVSSQKIQPSNSQAHQIGANNLNPEQILNQADDVVVKPRQSPDTIETDSESPNHTMKRPVTRSLTRKRASTKQKPEKNKVGPSSSYRQKLKEKNVFSFEERLPGKQNVAVNGGSSMSTMKKGQIKSCGIEPCKTHVSEDYNADKIQEGIHKSERSLPAEKTSSLSNKKGNIHCSLQNKRECREPKNGNKERDSNQSAREASFSVEKTFSLSNKIGNFHDSPRNKREHLELKNRNQERYSHQSGREDSHQSPWTHMTDQQKDFNSPAAPEHGDQQENFDTPSSNSTVNPRDDFQSPTFKINSPTLSSFPSSMPKSDQRKHVFASPEQAMRSFTVGKIHSFWTLRNSNAGCFASNIQTESPDIAAELMDSPPNKTLPVKGKRDVEGGLSESSPECGYSESSEDGSPLVKGRREEENCSTETATAEKSKFMLHPTKRFCNHKGEKVRVFSPTPPSPTGIVETELTPEISEQNQGDELERVILLFVMALENFRKKMKLETGKKSSDILTSVSEKMHLQLQNIESQIQTDLGKLSSVSKSKRKRLESRFEEQQEQLKLIHDKFKQDIYQHLQECKITLEGLELHQIDFKGTVKKQKASHQKLLMQAEETVKTQLDDAQRRITAVHKASLLLFKEI; encoded by the exons ATGATGGAGGTTGATACGGGACATAAATTACAAGAT GATCAAATGAGCAACTGTCGCAGTTTTGGCAGCAATTATCATCCATCTAGCCAATCTAGAAAGATTTCGATTGGAATTCTGATTGACTCATTGCCAAAGAAAAGATCCGGAGGCACGAAGGAAGATGAAGCTGCAGTACCAAACATAGAAAGGGTAAATTCTAAGAAAGAAAGTTCagttgaaagcaaaaaaaagggaaaaggtgCCATTGATGCTACCACTAAAGGGAAACAAACTGAAACTCCTGGGCGGGTCCCTTCCCCTTGGACCACTACAAGATCCTTTCACCAAAAATCACCAATTTCTGAGGGTGTTCTTCACGCTGTAGGAACTTCCAGCTTACCACGCTCTACTGGGAGGAGGAACAGGATTAGCACAGCAAAGAATGTGCCTGTAACACATTCAGTAGAGTTTTTTGCCAAACATACATCAAATTCACATTCTGGTGATGGAAAGGAGAAGTTTGGTGGATTCACATACAAAAGTAAGGGAGGAGAGGATAGAAACTCACAGCCAGGAGAGGAATTTACATTTGCAACTGCACAAGAAGGCTCTATGCCGGATAAAGTGGCAACAGATGATAAAACGGAAGAGAGAACTGAAACTTTGAAAATGAAACTATGGGAGATATTGGGAAACGTTTCTTCACAAAAAATTCAGCCATCTAATTCTCAGGCTCATCAGATTGGTGCCAATAATTTAAATCCGGAGCAAATTCTTAACCAAGCAGATGATGTGGTTGTCAAGCCTAGACAGAGCCCAGATACCATAGAAACTGATTCTGAAAGTCCCAATCATACTATGAAGAGACCAGTGACTCGTTCTTTGACCCGAAAGAGAGCTTCAACCAAACAGAAAccagagaaaaataaagttggtCCATCCTCCAGTTACAGACAAAAACTTAAAGAGAAGAATGTCTTCTCCTTTGAAGAACGATTGCCTGGAAAACAAAATGTTGCTGTCAATGGTGGCTCCTCAATGTCTACAATGAAGAAGGGCCAGATAAAGAGTTGCGGCATCGAACCATGTAAGACTCACGTCAGTGAAGACTACAATGCAGATAAGATTCAGGAAGGAATTCACAAGAGTGAAAGATCACTCCCTGCTGAGAAAACATCTTCTCTTAGCAATAAAAAGGGAAATATTCACTGTTCTCTTCAGAATAAGAGAGAGTGCCGTGAACCAAAGAAtggaaacaaagaaagagattCCAATCAATCTGCAAGGGAAGCATCGTTCTCTGTTGAGAAAACATTTTCACTTAGCAATAAAATTGGAAATTTTCATGATTCTCCTAGGAACAAGAGAGAGCACCTCGAACTGAAGAATAGAAACCAAGAACGATATTCCCATCAATCTGGAAGGGAAGATTCCCATCAGTCCCCGTGGACACACATGACTGATCAACAGAAGGATTTTAACAGCCCAGCAGCACCTGAACATGGGGATCAACAAGAAAACTTTGATACTCCCTCCTCAAATAGTACTGTCAACCCACGGGATGATTTCCAGAGTCCAACATTCAAAATCAATTCCCCTACCTTAAGTTCCTTCCCAAGCTCAATGCCAAAATCTGATCAGAGAAAGCATGTTTTTGCCAGCCCTGAACAAGCAATGAGAAGCTTTACTGTGGGAAAAATCCATAGCTTCTGGACTCTCAGGAATTCAAATGCAGGTTGTTTTGCCTCAAATATTCAAACAGAATCACCT GATATTGCAGCAGAACTTATGGATTCCCCACCCAACAAAACATTACCTGTTAAGGGGAAAAGAGACGTGGAAGGTGGTCTTTCTGAATCATCTCCTGAATGTGGATACTCTGAGAGCTCCGAAGATGGTTCACCTCTTGTTAAGG GTCGTAGGGAAGAAGAAAACTGCTCTACAGAAACTGCAACAgctgaaaaatcaaagttcatgCTTCATCCAACTAAAAGGTTCTGCAACCACAAAGGTGAAAAAGTGAGAGTATTTAGTCCCACCCCGCCCTCTCCAACAG gCATTGTTGAAACTGAGTTGACTCCTGAGATTTCAGAACAAAACCAAGGGGATGAACTAGAAAG GGTCATCTTGCTATTTGTCATGGCTTTAGAAAACTTccgaaagaaaatgaagttggAGACTGGAAAGAAATCCTCTGATATTTTGACGTCTGTCTCAGAGAAGATGCATCTACAGTTGCAGAATATTGAGTCACAAATCCAAACAGATCT GGGGAAGCTGTCAAGTGTTAGTAAATCAAAAAGAAAACGGCTGGAGTCTAGATTTGAAG AACAACAAGAACAGCTAAAATTGATACACGATaaattcaaacaagatatttacCAGCATCTCCAGGAGTGTAAAATCACTCTTGAAGGACTAGAATTGCACCAGATTGACTTCAAAGGAACTGTGAAAAAGCAAA AAGCATCACACCAGAAGCTTCTGATGCAAGCGGAAGAAACAGTGAAGACACAGCTAGATGATGCACAAAGAAGAATCACAGCTGTGCACAAGGCAAGTCTGCTTCTATTTAAGGAAATATGA
- the LOC133682231 gene encoding meiosis-specific protein ASY3-like isoform X2 — protein MMEVDTGHKLQDDQMSNCRSFGSNYHPSSQSRKISIGILIDSLPKKRSGGTKEDEAAVPNIERVNSKKESSVESKKKGKGAIDATTKGKQTETPGRVPSPWTTTRSFHQKSPISEGVLHAVGTSSLPRSTGRRNRISTAKNVPVTHSVEFFAKHTSNSHSGDGKEKFGGFTYKSKGGEDRNSQPGEEFTFATAQEGSMPDKVATDDKTEERTETLKMKLWEILGNVSSQKIQPSNSQAHQIGANNLNPEQILNQADDVVVKPRQSPDTIETDSESPNHTMKRPVTRSLTRKRASTKQKPEKNKVGPSSSYRQKLKEKNVFSFEERLPGKQNVAVNGGSSMSTMKKGQIKSCGIEPCKTHVSEDYNADKIQEGIHKSERSLPAEKTSSLSNKKGNIHCSLQNKRECREPKNGNKERDSNQSAREASFSVEKTFSLSNKIGNFHDSPRNKREHLELKNRNQERYSHQSGREDSHQSPWTHMTDQQKDFNSPAAPEHGDQQENFDTPSSNSTVNPRDDFQSPTFKINSPTLSSFPSSMPKSDQRKHVFASPEQAMRSFTVGKIHSFWTLRNSNAGCFASNIQTESPDIAAELMDSPPNKTLPVKGKRDVEGGLSESSPECGYSESSEDGSPLVKGRREEENCSTETATAEKSKFMLHPTKRFCNHKGIVETELTPEISEQNQGDELERVILLFVMALENFRKKMKLETGKKSSDILTSVSEKMHLQLQNIESQIQTDLGKLSSVSKSKRKRLESRFEEQQEQLKLIHDKFKQDIYQHLQECKITLEGLELHQIDFKGTVKKQKASHQKLLMQAEETVKTQLDDAQRRITAVHKASLLLFKEI, from the exons ATGATGGAGGTTGATACGGGACATAAATTACAAGAT GATCAAATGAGCAACTGTCGCAGTTTTGGCAGCAATTATCATCCATCTAGCCAATCTAGAAAGATTTCGATTGGAATTCTGATTGACTCATTGCCAAAGAAAAGATCCGGAGGCACGAAGGAAGATGAAGCTGCAGTACCAAACATAGAAAGGGTAAATTCTAAGAAAGAAAGTTCagttgaaagcaaaaaaaagggaaaaggtgCCATTGATGCTACCACTAAAGGGAAACAAACTGAAACTCCTGGGCGGGTCCCTTCCCCTTGGACCACTACAAGATCCTTTCACCAAAAATCACCAATTTCTGAGGGTGTTCTTCACGCTGTAGGAACTTCCAGCTTACCACGCTCTACTGGGAGGAGGAACAGGATTAGCACAGCAAAGAATGTGCCTGTAACACATTCAGTAGAGTTTTTTGCCAAACATACATCAAATTCACATTCTGGTGATGGAAAGGAGAAGTTTGGTGGATTCACATACAAAAGTAAGGGAGGAGAGGATAGAAACTCACAGCCAGGAGAGGAATTTACATTTGCAACTGCACAAGAAGGCTCTATGCCGGATAAAGTGGCAACAGATGATAAAACGGAAGAGAGAACTGAAACTTTGAAAATGAAACTATGGGAGATATTGGGAAACGTTTCTTCACAAAAAATTCAGCCATCTAATTCTCAGGCTCATCAGATTGGTGCCAATAATTTAAATCCGGAGCAAATTCTTAACCAAGCAGATGATGTGGTTGTCAAGCCTAGACAGAGCCCAGATACCATAGAAACTGATTCTGAAAGTCCCAATCATACTATGAAGAGACCAGTGACTCGTTCTTTGACCCGAAAGAGAGCTTCAACCAAACAGAAAccagagaaaaataaagttggtCCATCCTCCAGTTACAGACAAAAACTTAAAGAGAAGAATGTCTTCTCCTTTGAAGAACGATTGCCTGGAAAACAAAATGTTGCTGTCAATGGTGGCTCCTCAATGTCTACAATGAAGAAGGGCCAGATAAAGAGTTGCGGCATCGAACCATGTAAGACTCACGTCAGTGAAGACTACAATGCAGATAAGATTCAGGAAGGAATTCACAAGAGTGAAAGATCACTCCCTGCTGAGAAAACATCTTCTCTTAGCAATAAAAAGGGAAATATTCACTGTTCTCTTCAGAATAAGAGAGAGTGCCGTGAACCAAAGAAtggaaacaaagaaagagattCCAATCAATCTGCAAGGGAAGCATCGTTCTCTGTTGAGAAAACATTTTCACTTAGCAATAAAATTGGAAATTTTCATGATTCTCCTAGGAACAAGAGAGAGCACCTCGAACTGAAGAATAGAAACCAAGAACGATATTCCCATCAATCTGGAAGGGAAGATTCCCATCAGTCCCCGTGGACACACATGACTGATCAACAGAAGGATTTTAACAGCCCAGCAGCACCTGAACATGGGGATCAACAAGAAAACTTTGATACTCCCTCCTCAAATAGTACTGTCAACCCACGGGATGATTTCCAGAGTCCAACATTCAAAATCAATTCCCCTACCTTAAGTTCCTTCCCAAGCTCAATGCCAAAATCTGATCAGAGAAAGCATGTTTTTGCCAGCCCTGAACAAGCAATGAGAAGCTTTACTGTGGGAAAAATCCATAGCTTCTGGACTCTCAGGAATTCAAATGCAGGTTGTTTTGCCTCAAATATTCAAACAGAATCACCT GATATTGCAGCAGAACTTATGGATTCCCCACCCAACAAAACATTACCTGTTAAGGGGAAAAGAGACGTGGAAGGTGGTCTTTCTGAATCATCTCCTGAATGTGGATACTCTGAGAGCTCCGAAGATGGTTCACCTCTTGTTAAGG GTCGTAGGGAAGAAGAAAACTGCTCTACAGAAACTGCAACAgctgaaaaatcaaagttcatgCTTCATCCAACTAAAAGGTTCTGCAACCACAAAG gCATTGTTGAAACTGAGTTGACTCCTGAGATTTCAGAACAAAACCAAGGGGATGAACTAGAAAG GGTCATCTTGCTATTTGTCATGGCTTTAGAAAACTTccgaaagaaaatgaagttggAGACTGGAAAGAAATCCTCTGATATTTTGACGTCTGTCTCAGAGAAGATGCATCTACAGTTGCAGAATATTGAGTCACAAATCCAAACAGATCT GGGGAAGCTGTCAAGTGTTAGTAAATCAAAAAGAAAACGGCTGGAGTCTAGATTTGAAG AACAACAAGAACAGCTAAAATTGATACACGATaaattcaaacaagatatttacCAGCATCTCCAGGAGTGTAAAATCACTCTTGAAGGACTAGAATTGCACCAGATTGACTTCAAAGGAACTGTGAAAAAGCAAA AAGCATCACACCAGAAGCTTCTGATGCAAGCGGAAGAAACAGTGAAGACACAGCTAGATGATGCACAAAGAAGAATCACAGCTGTGCACAAGGCAAGTCTGCTTCTATTTAAGGAAATATGA
- the LOC133681646 gene encoding transcription factor PIF3-like, translating to MDDRGHMELVWENGQVLMRELPSTSSSCTSYTPHPIKNVSEVENNSDGYTTKRPRLGTGDSILGDFPLIDDRELAKRDKSSQDDHHPELFSELCETNLNMLLENNENNIYEKNITDAHVVPGYKDANWRPGNASEFPAEVPQLTTASNGQLYQSFLEQHKASAPLFHGLPNSKLQQVDSGSDNHSRLQNLSHILRPALPKPNHGSNATRPTSGPGSSRLQQLKSNTDEPPAGCRNLVESGQMVPTYASKVFKYFNDQQYLLASQIVPMGPIDRSAEASPPDELSEAVLHNYATTSKRCCDRVFGSTSGSAEKTIKGKPDRGKSIDQLTATSSICSRGASNDPTSSLERQYEDTEGTAYSSDDLEEEEQVPTRGSAGSKRRRATEIHNLSERKRRDKINKKMRALQDLIPNSNKVDKASMLGEAIDYLKSLQLQVQMMSMGTRLCMPLMMLPTGMQHIHAPLLAQFSPMGVGMDTRLMQMGVGCSPATFPASGMFRLPAGQMLPMSVSQAPFFPLNIGGHSTHSSVPMPAMSGVASTPLEFMRSAVFPSSKDIIHANTSARK from the exons AT GGATGATCGCGGGCATATGGAATTGGTGTGGGAAAATGGTCAGGTTCTTATGCGAGAATTGCCCAGTACTAGTAGCTCATGCACCAGTTACACTCCTCATCCTATAAAAAATGTTAGTGAAGTCGAGAATAATAGTGATGGCTACACTACAAAGAGGCCAAGGTTAGGAACTGGGGATTCTATCTTGGGCGACTTTCCTTTGATAGATGATAGAGAACTCGCCAAGCGTGACAAATCTTCGCAAGACGATCACCATCCTGAGTTATTCTCTGAAttatgtgaaactaatctcaaTATGCTCttggaaaataatgaaaataacatttatGAGAAGAATATCACGGACGCCCATGTTGTTCCGGGGTATAAAGATGCAAATTGGCGACCGGGGAATGCGTCCGAGTTTCCAGCTGAAGTTCCTCAGCTTACAACAGCTAGTAATGGTCAGCTATATCAGTCTTTCTTGGAGCAACACAAAGCTTCAGCTCCACTATTCCATGGATTGCCCAATTCAAAGCTGCAGCAGGTGGATTCTGGATCTGACAACCACTCGAGGTTGCAGAACTTGTCCCACATTTTAAGGCCAGCTCTTCCTAAACCTAATCACGGCAGTAATGCAACAAGACCGACAAGCGGTCCTGGATCATCAAGACTCCAGCAACTGAAAAGCAACACTGACGAGCCTCCAGCAGGTTGTAGAAATCTTGTTGAGTCGGGACAGATGGTGCCGACTTATGcttcaaaagtttttaaatatttcaatgaCCAACAATATCTATTGGCAAGTCAGATAGTTCCTATGGGACCAATTGACAGGTCTGCAGAAGCGTCACCCCCAGATGAGCTATCTGAAGCTGTTCTCCATAACTATGCCACTACCAGTAAGAGGTGCTGCGATCGGGTTTTCGGTTCAACCTCAGGCTCCGcggaaaaaacaataaaggggAAGCCTGATAGAGGAAAATCTATAGATCAACTGACTGCAACTAGTTCAATATGCTCACGAGGAGCTTCAAATGATCCAACATCTTCTCTAGAAAGGCAATATGAAGACACAGAGGGGACAGCGTATTCAAGCGAT GATCTTGAGGAAGAAGAACAAGTACCTACTCGAGGGAGTGCAGGTTCCAAGAGAAGGCGAGCAACAGAAATCCATAATCTGTCTGAAAGG AAGAGAAGAGATAAGATCAACAAGAAGATGCGTGCATTACAAGATCTAATACCCAATTCAAATAAG GTGGATAAAGCTTCTATGCTTGGTGAGGCAATAGACTACCTAAAATCCCTTCAGCTTCAAGTACAG ATGATGTCGATGGGAACTAGGCTTTGTATGCCTCTAATGATGTTACCAACAGGAATGCAACATATACATGCACCACTATTAGCTCAATTTTCTCCTATGGGTGTGGGGATGGATACGAGATTAATGCAAATGGGTGTTGGATGCAGTCCAGCAACATTCCCAGCTTCAGGCATGTTTAGGCTACCAGCTGGTCAGATGCTACCCATGTCGGTATCACAAGCGCCATTCTTTCCTTTGAACATCGGAGGGCATTCCACACACTCATCTGTTCCGATGCCGGCCATGTCTGGAGTGGCCAGTACTCCTCTGGAATTTATGCGCTCAGCTGTCTTTCCAAGTTCAAAGGATATTATTCACGCCAATACATCAGCTCGCAAATGA